CCCGGGCTTGGGCTCCACACCTGGGACCCGACCAGCACCGGTGAGTAACGGCACCGGCCGGGCAGCGTGCGCCAGGAATCCTGCCCAGGTGGCCCTGGAACGGAGCACTGAGGACATCCCGCTGGCAGGGaggggtgaggaggaggaggaggagcagggacaaAGAGCAGACCCACAGAGCAGAGGGTGTCTGAccccctgcctgcagggaccAGCAGGAATCAGCTGGCTCTTCCCTCCAGTCCCACTTTTGTGGCTGGACATGATTTGCTGGAATGGCTGCCATCACAGGAATATTGGGAATAAGCTATTTTTTTTAGAGGAAAGCTTTTCCCTGTGTAATGGTAGGCATCAAGGTAGCAGATTTGCTACAGAacatttttggaggcagatgcaGGCAAAAGATTGTACCAAGAGTCATCCACAGCAGAGCTTAAAACCCTCACTGTTCTGCACCAGAGTTGTGTGTTCTGACTGCAAAGTCTCTGTGCAAAGCTCCTCAAGAGTAATTTCATTTCTCACCTGAACCCTTGATGGGAATGATGTGAGAAAAGGAATCTGGGTGGGgaaggaccaaaaaaaaaaaaaaatcacagtgtcTGGGAAAGAGGGAACTTTTGGATTGGATCTAAATATACTCAGGATGTGTGGGAGGGACAGTCCTGATGGAGAGGTGTTAATGTGACAGAGTCCTTGTCACAGCAGCCAACCGGAGATGCTAATGCCACAGAGGGAGCTTAAATTCCtcttaacagaaaaaaaccacgTCCTAAAAATGCTTGAAAGTGCTCTGACAGCTCAGTGCTAGGAGCGAACCAGCTGCACACTGGAGTTTGCTGCCTCTTGGGAAAGCAGTGgctgccaggccaggctggtgctgctgttCAGCCCCTCAGGCAGCTCACACTGGCAGTCTTGACAAAGCCCTTTTTATTGGAGccagagacctgctgagctgaGCACTGATGTAATCAGCAGGGACAGGTGAACTCTGAGCAGACTGAGACAGTGCTAGTGCCACGCTGGAGCTCCGGAAAACCAAGATAAGCACCTCTCTGCCCTCAAGTTGCTCCCTCAGAGGTGCCTGGGGGATGGGAAGAGCAGGAGGGGAAACATTTCTAGGGCCACAGCTTGATAGGAAGGAGAGTGCATCTTGCAAAACAAGCAGAATGTGCTGTGTCCTGCTTTCAGGATTGCTGCAAATCCTAAAGGTAAGCAAGTCCCTCACACACAGCAGGAACGGAATTTTTACAAGACTTTAAACACACTTACCCTGTAAATAATGTTGGTGTCACCTCTGGCTCTTGGCTCTGGAGTCCCGAAGCTGTTGCATCATGAGCAGGGTGGTATCTGCTCGTTCCACTCTTGGTGTTGTAACGTGCTGTGAGCCTGTTCTGTGTTTTTCCTGTGAAATCACGGAAATTTCATCTGACCATGGTCTAAACACAGTGTTCCACAGTGAGTTCATTACATACCTGGCACAGAAGTTGGCAGTCACTGTGTAAATAAACCATGTTATTGAATGGCAGGTGGGTTTTATTTTAGCCCTTAACCTGTTTTAAGCCATCTTACGTGTCTTCTTATTTGTCACGTTAACTGTCTGAAAGCAGAATTGAAGTACAGCTGTACAGGGAAGTGCAGATGTTCTGCCTTGCCCACACGGGTTTCAAAAACTCAGCATGATTTTATCTGTAGCTTCTGCTTTCCATCAATGCAACAGGAGAACAAATGGATCAGGATAATGGATGGGATGGCTTCAAaaggcaggagcacagctctTTCCTTGGAAGGAAGCTGAACTGTGTCCTCCTAAGGCAGAGACAGGGACAAAatggagcccagcctgctggaAGTGGTCCAGCATCAGTCACCTTGTGACAAGGGGAGCCTCAGAGTGACCTCTGGAGCTCAGGACcactccagctgcagccaggtgggctCTTGCTGGGTTTGGTGTCAGAGGTGCTGTAAAGACCACGTCTCCATGACCTTCTCACAcacaaaagctgctgctggagcctgtGCATTAAATGCTGCTTGCTGGGTTCTGGAGATGGCATCTGCAGAATCTTTAATTAACCTTTAATCTAAAATTAACCTTTAGTGGTGGGAGAAGatcctccctgtgagggtggggaggccctggcacagggtgcccagagaagctgtggctgccccatccctggaggtgtccaaggccaggttggacagggcttggagcaacctgggctagtggaagatgtccctcccagcccaaaccattgtgtgtttctgtgatttGCACAGAAATCAGGTTGCAGAGATAGCATTTGCCCAGAAACAATGAGGGCAGTCAGAGCCCCCCAGCTGTTTGAGTGTCTGCCAGGTTATCTCTGCTCCCGATAACACAGGTGGCACCTaatggcagggcaggagctcagTGATAATGGGGAGCCCCAACTTCGGGAGAAAACAgctcctgaaaaaaatctggCTCCCTCTGATGGCAAAGAAACCTCATTGAGAAGGGGAAGTGCCTGAGGTGCCTTGGGCACAGCTTGGTTCAGATGTGCCCGTTCTGACTGCCCAGTGTGGAGCACCCAGGCAGCTGGGAGGCTGGTGGAACTGGAAGGTCTGTACTGGGGTTTGTGTTTTGGCTGGTGTCACGTCAGTAACCCCCTTCCCCCTGTGTTCAGTTCTATTTACAAGGACTCCAACACTCTGCACCTCCCCACTGAGCGCTTCTCCCCGGTCCGGCGCTTCTCCGACGGGGCTGCCAGCATCCAGGCTTTCAAAGCCCACCTGGAGAAGATGGGCAATAACAGCAGCATCAAACAGCTTCAGCAGGTgagagggggctgggggtcctCAAAACAGCCTCCACAAGGAATTCTTACTGCCTCGGTCTTGCTGCTTCAGGAAGCAAAAGAGGAATCTTTACACGGAGGGCTGAGGGACACAGCGGGGACTTGGCAGGGTTTGTTCCTGCCCCGAGTGACTGCAGCAAACCCCGAGTGTCCTCTGGATGTACGAGCTGTTCGCCTGCAGCTGGGCACCTGGGGGGATTCCTGCCCCCTCTTTTCTGGGGAGAACCATCATGCTGTGCCCACCCATGGgtgtcctgcctgtccctgcagggcccaCCAGCCCTGTCagactgcagctcctgctctcccacatttcctctggcagcagcctggggctgtTCCAGGGTGTCCCGGGAAAGGGCAGCTCCTACCACCAGAGTTTGGAGTGTATTGTGGGATATTCCCTGCGCAGCCAGGCACGACTTGCCAAtggctggagcaggatttgGCCCCAGGACAGGCTTTTCCCCTTGCAGCACGGCACAAATGATTTGCTCTCCTCACCTTGAAGTGTCGTTTGCAGAGCTTGCTGCCTGCATTAAGGGAACACAGCGGTGCCAGCTGGGTGTCACGTGCACCCGTTGCTTCCCTGGCTTTTTGCCATGTCACTGCACACCTGATTCTGTCGGAGGGAATGGATTAGGCTTTCTTTGCCAGCTTTTCTCAGAGGGGTGGGCTGCAGAGCGTGCCATTCCGCACACGGCAGGGTGCTGTGCACCAGAAGGTCATTTATGGGACGCGCTGCATTCCTTGCAGGAGTGTGAGCAGCTCCAGAAGATGTACGGTGGGCACATGGACGAGAGGACGCTGGAGAAGacgcagcagcagcacatgttgtaccagcaggagcagcaccaccAGATTCTTCATCAGCAGATTCAGGTAGTGCAGCCCgagccagagctgctgaaggCTTAGCTCTGTTTTCCTGTGTTGCTGCAGACACAACTCGTGAGCAGGTCCCGGGGGGATCGAGGGAGGGGAGTTTGCTGGGCTTGCTGTAGCGGGAAGGCTGAAGGATTTCAGCAGAGATGtttgcacagctgctgtggtagctgtggcagccagggctgcagtcAGGGACTGACACTCAGTGAATCTGGATATGTCCTGCTTCACCCAGCAGTGTTTCTAAATTTACTGACCGAGACATTGACTGCAAACACTTCTTGTTTTCTTGTGGTGCCTGGTTCAGGACTGTATCCGGCCTCCCCAGCCATCTCCACCCTTGCAAGCTCCATGTGAAaaccagccagctctgctcactcaccagctccaGAGGTAAAGAAATGGCTTTAGGACAGCTCTGGGTTTTACTCTTCCTGAAGCCCAGGCATGAGCTGACACACTCAGGAGAAGCCAGGCTGAGTTGGAAGATGATGGAGTCAGAATGACACTGCCAGTTCCCAGGTGAATGTGCCTGGTCCTTCGAGCTGCATTCTCTCAGAAGGACTTTAGGATCAGAGAAATCTGATTCAAAGGCACAGACCTGCTTTGAGCAGAGGATTGACAGTCCTGCCTTTTGAGTGGCTTGAAGCTGCCACTTCAGCAGCCAGGCTCTCTCATGCTTCCTTGGGTGTCTCACACCTTGCCAGGCCCTTGGTGAGCTCAGCCTCCTTGCCCTCAGCACCCTGACTTGTGGGTGAGGGAGGCTGAGTTACGGGAAATGAGCGCAGGGTGTCTCACCAGGTGCAGTGAGTCAGGAGGTGAGCCTGCAgtgtccttgtccccaggtTTCTGTGGTAGCCACCAGGTCCTGCTCACTCCCTGTGTGACTTGGACAAGTGAGGTGGCTCTCAGAAGAGAAGCCAAGCTGCAGAGACCTTGGGATCCCCAGCAAGGGCTTTACGGTGTTTATTTTGAACAAGACACGCAGTGTTTGGCATCAGTTCTCACAGCTGAGACGGCATCCTGACAAGGAGCAGGCATGGTGAGAAGGTGCTTGTTTCCCTGCGTAGGTTACGGATCCAGCCATCCAGCCcacccccaaaccaccccagcAATCATCTCTTCAGGCAACCCAACAGCAGCCCGCCCCCCGTGAGCAGCAGCGTGCTCCAGCCCCATGGTAAGCAGttctgggagctgggcagggccgTGTGAGCCCATCAAACCCTGCAGAAGCAGCCTGGGGTTGCCAGAGCTCCGTTCCCCCCCCAGCCCAGGCCCTGCACAGTTTGCTGATGATGTAAAAGATTCTCCATCTGGCAGCAAGAGCTGGTGTTATCAAGAGCTCAGGAGAAGCTGCCAGCTGGAATGTGCTGTCGGGTTCCTTGTCACAAGATCCTTACTTATCACTCCCgggggtggggaggaagggcTGATATTCTCAGGTTTATGCAAATCACTGTCAGCTGCGCAGAGTTTCTGTTTTGGTGCAAGGGGCTCTGGCTGTGACCTTTGCACGCTGGCCCAGCATGACAGAGCACCCATACGGACTCCTGCTGGGCTCCCAGTCATGGAATGAATCACAGCATCATagcctggtttgggttggaagggaccttaaagatcatccctctccagccccctgctatgggcagggacacctttcaccaGACCAGGTTAATCCCAGCTCTGTCCGGCACTTCGGGGAATGGAGCAGATGTCGCTGCCAAGCCTcgccctgggctggcaggggtGCTGAGTGTCTTTGTTCCTTGTAGGTGCTGCCTCCCAGTCCCAGTTCCAAGGGATGCCATCCCACAACACAATCTTCCCGCAGTCGGGTAACTGTTCCCCTCCCCCGGCCATGGGGCTGACGTgcctggccctgcagcagcagcagtcgCAGCCCCAGCAGGTCACCATCCAAGTGCAGGAGCCCGGGGACATGGTCGGCAGCAGCCTCCTGCCCGGGGCCTCCGTGGGCGGGCAGGGCCTGGCGTCCCACGCGCGGGGGATGTCCCTGAGCCCCAGCGCCAGCCAGATCCAGATGCAGCACCGCGCCAACCTGATGGCCTCCCTCAGCTACGGCCACCGGCAGCTGTCCAAGCAGCTCAGCGCCGACAGCGCCGAGTCGCACAGGTGAgagccctccctgcctgctccgGCGCGGGGCAGCGTGCGGACAGCAGGGAGTGGCAATCTCAGCATGAGACACGGTGTCCTTGCCAGTCTGCCTTGTGCTTGCTCCCTCGCTGGGAAGGAGTTGCtgagccaggccagggctgctgTCCCACGTGCCTGGGGAAGCCTCTCCcgtgcaggagcagctctggctcccGCTGAGCAGTGCGGTCACTTGTCCTTTTCCTTGTCCTTGCAGTCTGAACGTGAACAGGTATCCCCCCGCCAACTACGACCAGGTGCACTTACACCCCCACCtgttcccagagcagccccgCGTTTCCCCCAGCAACTACAGCCCGCCGGGAGGGGTCGGGTTCTCTGCAGCCCAGCAAGCTCTGAAGGTCCCACAGCTTGACCAGTACCCCAGTTTCCCCCCGAACGcacatcagcagcagcagcactacACGGCATCGGCACTACAGCAGGCACTGTTGTCCCCGACCCCGCCCGACTACAGCCGACACCAGCAGGTACCGCACATCCTCCAGGGACTGCTTTCCCCCCGGCACTCGCTCACGGGGCACACGGACATGCGGCTGCCCCAGGCAGAATTTGCACAGCTCATCAAacggcggcagcagcagcagcagcagcaagaattCCAAGAGTTGTTCAGGCATATGAGTCAAGGGGATGCTGGGAATATGGGCACCAGCATGGGACAGAACCTCTCGGAGCGCCAGTCGTTGTCTTTGCCTTATCAGAGTGCTGACACGTACCACCCCCAgaacagcccccagcatctCTTAAAAATCAGGGCGCAAGAATGTATCCAGCAGGTCCCTGCCTCCGTGCCACCGCCGCAGGGATACGGACACCAGCCAGCCCTGTTCCACTCGGAGAGCATGGAGGAGGACTGCGCCTGCGAGGGAAACAGGGACAGCTTTCCTGACAGTAAGAGTTCAAACACATTGACCAAAGGTTGCCACGAGACCCCTCTGCTTGTAAACGCAGGAGGGCACGGGGACCCCGAATCTTTGCTAGGAACTGCTAATCCCGCGCAGGAGCTGGGAACGCACCAGTACAGGCATCAGCCCGCGCCCGGATTCAGGAATAAGGTGCCCAGCAGAGGTAaggctccctgccctgcccgtgCAGGCCAGGTGTCCAGCCATGTGTGTCCAGCCACTTACCTTCCTGCCCAGGGCACCGTCCCACCCGGCACACCAAGGGTTTCCTGACATACTCTGCATAGCACAGAATTACCGAGATGCTTTCTGGCTTTTGTGGCCTGAAGTAAATTGCAGGCACAGCCTCTGTAATAAACAGGGTTGAATAAGGAAGGAGCCTGATGGGCTGCTTCCCTTGGGAGTTTGACCTACTTCTGCAGGCAGGTAAAGACCAGGGCCCAGCTTGCTGCCATCTTTTCAGGAGTGCTGCATGGTGGCCACAGATTTATTCTTGCTGGTGATGTTGCCCATCCCCTGTAAACACGGGATAGGAACAGCTCAGCTGCCAGCACgccccagctgtggcagtgtAGCCATCTCTTCCTGCTCTTAAGCACAGACCCTCAAGCCCAGGCACTGCTAAAGCTCCCACAAACACCCACACGCTAACAGTGTTGGTCAGTGTCCTGTGGCTCCAGCGGCCTTGCAGTCTCTCTGGCActttgggaagcagcagcaacagcaagaTTCTATCCCTGCTTGAACTGGGAACTGTGGGTTCTGGAGAGAGTGAGTTTAAACTTGCCATTGGGATCTGAAGACCTTTCCTGCTCCTTGGAAGCAGCTGCACCTTTGCTCCTCAGTggctgctctggcagcactgggctgCCAGGGAATTCCTGCCTGAGCTGTAATTACAGGCTCCTCTGCAGGAAAAACACCCTCCGAGCCCCTCGCTAAGAGGGCTTTGAGGAGAGGCTGAGTGGGCAGATCAGTATTCCCTGCAGGACTCggggtgctgggctggagccACCAGCTTGCCCTTGGCACTCGGGCCCTGTTGCGGAGGAGCTGTGTCCAGGGCACAGGAGGCCCAGCTTTGTTCAGGGACACAGCACGGGTTTGTTGGGAAAGTACCGGGCTGGAATAGGCTGGCTCGGAGGGCTCAGTGGGGCTGCCAAGCCCTGACCCCCGCCAGAGCGTGggcgggggacagggacaaggctgggctgtgctgaaatCCTCCTAAATTCCGAGTTCTGTTTGCTCTCAGAGCTCCACTTCCCTGCTGTGCTTGGAGTGGGGGGAATCGCCCCAGGCTCAGTGGAGATTGGAAGCTCTGGAGGGGGGTTTGGTACGAAATCACGAGTCTGAATCTTGTCACTGAAGCCTGTTAGATGGACAGTGAGGTCTGCTGAAGTCAGAAGCCAAATCTCGGCCCCCACACTGCTGGTGCAAGGACTGGTTACACAAAGGAAAAGGACTTTAGACTGCAAAGCCTTGTAAATGAGTAAAAGCAAATAGATGTTTACAAATAGGCTTGTGTAAGCCCTTCTGACCGGGCTGTTTGTAGTAAGCTATGTCCTGGGGTGCAACTGCTTGTACCATTTTCCCTATGGCCTCTATAACCCACTTGGACTCAGGCCTGCGCCGCTTCGGGTCCAGGCAGAGTCACCTCAGAGTTTCCCAGGTACCTTTACCTACAGCAGATCCTACACCCCTGGGCTTTCCTGGTTTTGACCTACACCAAATCCTACATCCCTGGCTTTTCCCACTCTTTTCCCTAGACTGTGTCATGGGGGTGCAGTTTGAGGGTgtcttccctccctgcctcagcTCCCAGATGTgttttccctggagcagagcacagTGTCCCTGTGGCTCGGGAGCGTCTGTGCTTCCAAGGGCGCGTGCTAGTGCTGATCACAAAGCTCTGGATGTCTGTGGAGCATCTGCCAGGGATGGCAGCCGGGGACCTTGAGAGCACACCAAATCTGTTTGGGATGTGACTGAGCTGCCTGTGAGCGGCCCTGCTCCAGTTTTGCTCCAGCGTGGCCGTCCCGGGGCTGGGAGCGCTGCCCATGGGAAACCTGCCTGGGCTCGGCGCGGAGGGAGCCGAGCTGGCGGTGCCAGCGTCACATGCCACGGTGACACAAAGGATGTGGGGATGAAAGGCTCTCCTCTGCAGGCCTGGGGGTGTGAGTTCGGGGTGTCTGTCCCTTGGTCCAGAGCAGCATCTGCAGAGGTGAAGTGCTGGCATTGGGAAGCAGCTGGTTTTTGGGTCCTGGCTCTTCCAGGCTGAGGGAACTCGTCACCCGCAGCACAGGGACTGGGGCCGGGGCTGTTtgtggagctggagcagcaggctgcTGGCCCCAACCACTGTTCCCACAGTTGGAGCAGCATCCCAAGCAGTGTGTGGGTGGCACTGATCCGCTAACATCTGTTACCTCATGTTTTCCTTCTCGCTTTGCCGGGAAAGCTGACTGTTAACCGCACGTAACCCCACGGTTGTGCAAAGGAAGGGGGAGGCTGCATCTCTGACTGCCCTGGGACAGGGCTCCGGCAGGAATGCCACATTCCTGATGGAGGACGGGCACGGGGAGCAgtgtgctggctgtgctgtccATGCTCTGCCGTGCTCTGTCCATGTGCTGCCTGTGGAGACCACATGGGATGGGGTCTCACTTAAATTCTGCTAGATTTGTGGACAGATTTTGGGACTGCTCTGTGCAGGGGCAAGCACGATCCTTGTGGGACCATGTGGGGATGTTCTAGATTCTATGAGATCCCTTCAGGGAGCAGTTTTGGGGCAGTTGCAGtgccagctgggctgtgcagcGTCCCGGCACAGCAGGACATCACTTCCCACTGGCCAAAGccctgggaaagctctggcttTGTGAGGGATGTACCTCAGCTGTGTCACCTCGGGGCAGCTCCCCAGCGCTCGCAGGCGTTTGTGCTCGGCAGGGTCCGCGCTCAGCGAGCTCAGCCCCGATGACAGGCTCCTCCATGGCTCAGGACTTTATCCAAAACATCGTGTACTTGATGAGAGGCTTTGCCTGATAGGAATGTGGCCTTTGCCCTCAGTCACAAGAGCTTGCAGTGCAGATGGACTTTGCCAGGCAGAGCACTCGTGTGCTCCCGCAGCCAGATTGGGGGGGGGCAGGGAGAAGTCATCTGATAAAAGTGAAGATCCTGGCCAGCTCTTCCAGCAGGATTATGTTGCTTACAATTGCCAAGGGGCCCTGCTGGAGCATCCCGTGTTGGAGGCTCCCCCAGCTCTTGTGTAACGATGTGGGGGTCGAGCTCAGGCTCGAGGGGAAGGCAGAAGTGGGAAAGGGTCTGGTTcctgtgctcctgccccagTGCCTCCAGCTTAAGGCTGTTTTTGTAGACCTGATGGAAGGCAGCTAGCATTGGGATCTTTTGGGATGTTGAAGCTGGAGGGAGAAGCCTGTGTGAGTGCAGCTGGGGGCAGTGGTGCTGCACCACTCTTAACTGGAGCAGCCGgaggtcctgtccctgctctgccagcaaggAGCGTTTGTGTGTGGCATCACATCTCAGTTCTGCAGTGGCACAGTGGCTGCGGGTTCCTTGTACTAACCTGTCCTTTTTCTGTCCTGTCTGGCTCTCAAGAGTCCATCGTAGGGAACTGCATGGACAGGAGCTCCCCCGGCCAAGCCATGCAGGTGCCCGACCACAACGGCCTGGGCTACCCCGTGCGCCCCTCGTCCAGCGAGCACCCGCGGCCCCGCACCCTGCAGAGACATCACACCATCCAGAACAGCGATGATGCCTACGTAGGTGCCTTTGCCTCCCAGGTCCCCCCTCTGGaacagcctggcctggctgtggccacccagggctctgcagacaCATCCAGCCCAGCCGTGGGTCCAGCACTGCTGTGAAGGAGCTGGTCATGGTAGCCCAGACCTCAGTGCTCTGCACcctctggggtttggggtgtgggaaGTGTCCTACCCAAATCTTGATGTGTGCTTTGCTACAGCTCCCTTCTGCTGTAGATGAGAATGTCAGCTTCACTTGgctcagtggtgcccagtgacaggacgaGGAGCGATGGCCAGAAACTAAAACACAACAAGTTCCACCTCAACGTtaggaagaacttcttcccatggagggtggcagagcactgaaCAGCCGCCCAGGGTAGGGcctggagtctccctctctggagacatccGAAAACCACCCAGACGTGTTTCTCTGTCACCtcctccaggtgtccctgccttgTCAGGGCTTTGTGCTGGATGATCTCCTGATCTCCCTTCCACCCCCAGCTATGCTGTGATTCTGTTAGTTCAGAGGGATTTGGACCATTCAGTCCATCCTCCTGTTGAAGGGACAGGCTGCACCCAAGCTGTGCCTGTTGCAGTTCTTGTCTTTCCAAACCCTTGCTGAAGGTTTGCAGAGgctccctgggcaccctgtccatgggcagatGGGGGACAGCAGGATACTGAGCTCCCCCTGAGTGTGCCGTGCCATCTCCACAGGTGCAGTTGGATAACTTGCCTGGAATGAGTTTGATGGCAGGAAAAGCCCTCAGCTCTGCTCGGATGTCCGACGCCGTGCTCAGCCAGTCGTCGCTGATGGCCAGTCAGCAGCTGCGCGACAGGGACGGCGAGGGTGAGCCCGGGGCTGCCCGCGGGGCAGGGAGCTCCTCGGGGAGCTGAGTCACGGCCACAGGTGCTGAGTCACCTCTTTGCCCTTCCAGAATGCGGGGAGAGTTTGGAAGGTCAAGAGCACGCGAACCTGGGCGATGGCAGCCAGCACCTCAACACCTCCTGCTACCCCTCGACGTGTATCACGGACGTCCTGCTGAGCTACAAGCACCCGGAGGTGCCCTTTGGGATGGAGCAGGCAGGGGTGTAACCAGGAGGGAGTGAGTATCCGTGTGCCCTTCTTTCACCACACCACACCTCGGGCTGCACTCCCAGGGGTCACCTTCCCTGCTCATTGCTCCCGTGCTGGGGGTGGGACCATCCGCTCGGAGCTCCTGTGCTGAAGCTGTTTGCTGTGCCCCCTTTGCCTAGGGACAGCATCCCTCCTTCCAGGCTTGTGCTGCGCTCAGGCCCCTCTGCATGGCAGGGTCTCTCTCCTGGGGCAGGGTCAGGAATGgcctgggaatgctggaggGCTGTGGGAAGAGATGTGCCATTCTGGTGTCCCCTAACAtctgtctttctctctcttGCAGGGTTTGTGTACAGCTCTGAAATGAAAAGGTCCATTTTAAACCAACAGTATCTAGCAGCATTGCGCCAAATTGCCGTAGTATTTCTGACTAACTGGAATACCATGGCCcctctcctcatcctcactTCATCCAGTGTGTCGTTCCTTCGGGTTCTTTAATTTCTGCCACACTTGCCTGAAACTCCAGCTGCAcccagagccctgtgccccacacGGAGGATCGGCCTCGGCAccggggctgctctgggggctGGCCCTGCCCGGGGCCCCGCGCCGGGCTGAGCGTCCCTGGAGCCTGCCCTGAGCAGGTCCAagggggctggagctgctcctggatgGAGGCCACGCTCTCCTTCCactctgtccctctgccctggGGGTCCGGGCCTGGCAGCGCTGGCGGGCCCTCCCCACCCCGGTGCAATCCACTTCTTGTCTCACCTCTGTCTGCTCTGTTCCCTCTCGTGTGTTGGGGTGCTGACAGGAtcacccctgccctgccctccctccccttttctttccaaatctGCCAcgacttggggttttttcttttcctggctAATATAGGGCAGAcggatttttctttgtttccttcgCTTTTCCTCCTGATCACGTaggaattgttttttttttggtaaatgttgttttattattattgttattaataaaaggcaaaaggaATTTCTGTTTGAGAGAAATTTTTAACTAGATTCTGTTCTATATGAATTGTGACTTGCACCTTTTGttcaaagtattttatttcttttaatgacATTGTACTTGTGACTGGTTTTCTCTCGTGCCAGTGGCGACAGTGGTAATTCTCCTTATACAGTCGGGACGTGCAGAGGTCTCTTCTTTGTCCCTTTTCCATCCTTTCCGTGGTGGATAGAGCGGGAGCCCCCCATCCCGCTGGGGCTCAGGAGCACGTGGTGTCACCCTTGCCTTTGGGACTTGACAAGCTCCAGCTCACATCCTTCTTTCTGACATTTGTTCcggaatattttttaaaactaaaggAAACATCGACCCAGCCCTCCTGACTTCGCACAGAAGGAAGTGTGAAACCAGCACGGCAGAGGTGACTTTGCTATCCTTACCCCGTGCCTCTTCCCGGCCTCCCCTTCTCCGGGAGAAGGACGCTGACAGCTCTGCGATCCCGAGAATCAGAGAGGAGGGGAAGCTCCACAGCCCTCTCCCGGCGCCtccgggctgggggagcccgCCGCATGGAGCGGGAGGGCTGCAAGCCTTTTGCTCTGTCCCTTTGgttcattttccttttgtttacaTGACACTGTATCCTGGGAGAGTCGCCGGGccccccccagcagcagctgccccgCAGGGCCGCGTCACCGTGCCATCCGCAGTATCACACTTTTTTTATCATGGCTTTGTATTGTAGTAATCAATACGCGCAGTATATGTTGAATGTATATTAATATACTTtgctattatttctgttttttggaaatgtcagaagtatttttttttcttcctcatttatGTTGGACTAAAAAcgaacaggaaaaaaaaaagtttcagtaAATCTTCAGTCCATTTTTTGTGGGTCACTTGCAACTAGTCAATTAGTTGGACAGTGGGATCATAACAAATAAAACCATGATTATGATCTTCCCTGGGCTCTTGTTTGCCTTGTTGCTCAACACCAAAGTTCAAGGGGCGgcagctgct
The Anomalospiza imberbis isolate Cuckoo-Finch-1a 21T00152 chromosome 24, ASM3175350v1, whole genome shotgun sequence DNA segment above includes these coding regions:
- the SIK3 gene encoding serine/threonine-protein kinase SIK3 isoform X4, which gives rise to MAAAAAAGGGGGAGAPPAAPRLSPAPPPPRPPGPARIGYYEIERTIGKGNFAVVKLATHLVTRAKVAIKIIDKTQLDEENLKKIFREVQIMKMLCHPHIIRLYQVMETERMIYLVTEYASGGEIFDHLVAHGRMAEKEARRKFKQIVAAVNFCHCRNIVHRDLKAENLLLDANLNIKIADFGFSNIFSPGQLLKTWCGSPPYAAPELFEGKEYDGPKVDIWSLGVVLYVLVCGALPFDGSTLQNLRARVLSGKFRIPFFMSTECEHLIRHMLVLDPSKRLSMEQICKHKWMKLGEADAEFDRLIAECQHLKTERQLEPLNEDVLLAMADMGLDKERTVQSLRADAYDHYSAIYSLLCDRLKRHKNLRIAPSPSIPRTMTFPTSANIQTEQTGNTMNINVPQVQLINPENQIVETDGTMNLDSDEGEEPSPEALVRYLSMRRHTVGVADPRTEVMEDLQKLLPGFPRVTPQAPFLQVTPNVNFMHSVLPRQNLQPTGQLEYKEQSLLQPPTLQLLNGMGPLGRRASDGGANIQLHAQQLLKRPRGPSPLVTMTPAVPAVTPVDEESSDGEPDQEAVQSSIYKDSNTLHLPTERFSPVRRFSDGAASIQAFKAHLEKMGNNSSIKQLQQECEQLQKMYGGHMDERTLEKTQQQHMLYQQEQHHQILHQQIQDCIRPPQPSPPLQAPCENQPALLTHQLQRLRIQPSSPPPNHPSNHLFRQPNSSPPPVSSSVLQPHGAASQSQFQGMPSHNTIFPQSGNCSPPPAMGLTCLALQQQQSQPQQVTIQVQEPGDMVGSSLLPGASVGGQGLASHARGMSLSPSASQIQMQHRANLMASLSYGHRQLSKQLSADSAESHSLNVNRYPPANYDQVHLHPHLFPEQPRVSPSNYSPPGGVGFSAAQQALKVPQLDQYPSFPPNAHQQQQHYTASALQQALLSPTPPDYSRHQQVPHILQGLLSPRHSLTGHTDMRLPQAEFAQLIKRRQQQQQQQEFQELFRHMSQGDAGNMGTSMGQNLSERQSLSLPYQSADTYHPQNSPQHLLKIRAQECIQQVPASVPPPQGYGHQPALFHSESMEEDCACEGNRDSFPDSKSSNTLTKGCHETPLLVNAGGHGDPESLLGTANPAQELGTHQYRHQPAPGFRNKVPSRESIVGNCMDRSSPGQAMQVPDHNGLGYPVRPSSSEHPRPRTLQRHHTIQNSDDAYVQLDNLPGMSLMAGKALSSARMSDAVLSQSSLMASQQLRDRDGEECGESLEGQEHANLGDGSQHLNTSCYPSTCITDVLLSYKHPEVPFGMEQAGV